One stretch of Streptomyces sp. A2-16 DNA includes these proteins:
- a CDS encoding LacI family DNA-binding transcriptional regulator — protein MTPPEPAETRTTSPAVGRSQQTATLAEIAREAGVSAPTVSKVLNGRADVAPATRARVEDLLRAHGYRRRRAEASRSPLIDLVFHELESAWAMEVIRGVENVARDAGLSVVLSESAGRLTPGRTWADQVAARRPHGVVLVLSGLDESQRALLGSRSIPFVVMDPAGDPGADVPSIGATNWQGGLAATRHLVELGHRRIGAISGPSRMMCSRARVDGYRAALETAGLPVDPELIMPGDFHHETGYRQGLELLRRPDRPTAVFAGNDLQALGLYEAARELGLRIPEDLSVVGFDDLPVAPWVGPPLTTVRQPLTEMAEAAAKLVLDLGRDGETPAATRVELATSLVVRSSTGAPPATPLRS, from the coding sequence ATGACACCCCCGGAGCCCGCTGAAACCCGGACGACTTCCCCTGCGGTGGGACGGTCGCAGCAGACCGCGACCCTCGCCGAGATCGCCCGGGAGGCCGGCGTCTCGGCGCCGACAGTTTCGAAGGTCCTCAACGGCCGTGCCGACGTCGCGCCCGCGACCCGCGCCCGCGTGGAGGACCTGCTGCGCGCGCACGGCTACCGGCGCCGGCGCGCCGAGGCCAGCCGTTCGCCCCTGATCGACCTGGTCTTCCACGAGCTGGAGAGCGCGTGGGCGATGGAGGTCATCCGCGGCGTGGAGAACGTGGCCCGCGACGCCGGGCTCAGTGTCGTGCTGAGCGAGAGCGCGGGACGGCTCACCCCCGGGCGCACCTGGGCCGACCAGGTCGCCGCCCGCCGCCCCCACGGGGTGGTCCTCGTGCTCTCCGGGCTCGACGAGTCCCAGCGCGCACTGCTGGGCAGCAGGTCGATCCCGTTCGTGGTGATGGACCCGGCCGGCGACCCGGGTGCCGACGTGCCCTCCATCGGCGCCACCAACTGGCAGGGCGGGCTCGCCGCCACCCGGCACCTGGTCGAGCTGGGGCACCGCAGGATCGGCGCGATCAGCGGACCGTCCCGCATGATGTGCAGCCGCGCCCGCGTCGACGGCTACCGGGCCGCCCTGGAGACCGCCGGACTGCCCGTCGACCCCGAGCTGATCATGCCCGGCGACTTCCACCACGAGACCGGCTACCGGCAGGGCCTGGAGCTGCTGCGCCGCCCGGACCGGCCCACCGCGGTCTTCGCCGGCAACGACCTCCAGGCGCTCGGTCTGTACGAGGCCGCGCGCGAACTGGGACTGCGCATCCCGGAGGACCTGAGCGTGGTCGGGTTCGACGACCTTCCGGTGGCGCCCTGGGTGGGGCCGCCGCTGACGACCGTACGGCAGCCGCTGACCGAGATGGCCGAGGCCGCGGCCAAGCTGGTGCTCGACCTGGGCCGGGACGGCGAGACCCCGGCCGCGACGCGGGTGGAACTGGCGACCAGCCTGGTGGTGCGCAGCAGCACGGGGGCGCCTCCGGCCACACCCCTCCGAAGCTGA
- a CDS encoding LCP family protein — protein sequence MKAAGLTLAGLLVLGAGTAGWVYWHLNNNIKSVDINSALGDDRPAKVTPTPTASQEEAALPTEALNILVLGSDSRSGKENQALGGGSSTGARSDTAMVVHVDAGRTKATVVSIPRDTLVTRPSCPLESGGSTAVSYGAMFNSAYAVGGPVCAVKTVESITNVRMDHYIEIDFSGFAKLVNALGGVTVTTDEDIDDDDSHLHLKAGTHHLDGKRALALARTRHGIGDGSDLGRIGLQQKLVKALLEQISSTNLLTSPTKLYSVADAITGSLTTDTGLDSLTELMSLGESLKGLSSDEVKTVTMPVVTAPSNPNRVVAKEPAASELWESLR from the coding sequence ATGAAGGCCGCCGGCCTCACCCTGGCAGGCCTGTTGGTGCTGGGCGCCGGGACGGCCGGCTGGGTCTACTGGCACCTCAACAACAACATCAAGAGCGTCGACATCAACAGCGCGCTCGGCGACGACCGCCCCGCCAAGGTGACGCCCACCCCCACGGCCTCGCAGGAGGAGGCGGCGCTGCCCACCGAGGCCCTCAACATCCTGGTCCTGGGCTCCGACTCGCGCAGCGGCAAGGAGAACCAGGCGCTCGGCGGCGGCAGCAGCACCGGGGCCCGGTCCGACACCGCGATGGTCGTCCACGTCGACGCGGGCCGCACCAAAGCCACCGTGGTCAGCATCCCGCGCGACACCCTCGTCACCCGCCCGTCGTGCCCCCTGGAGAGCGGGGGCTCCACGGCGGTGTCGTACGGCGCGATGTTCAACAGCGCCTACGCGGTGGGCGGTCCGGTGTGCGCGGTCAAGACCGTCGAGTCGATCACGAACGTCCGCATGGACCACTACATCGAGATCGACTTCTCCGGCTTCGCGAAGCTGGTGAACGCCCTCGGCGGGGTCACGGTGACCACCGACGAGGACATCGACGACGACGACAGTCACCTGCACCTGAAGGCGGGCACCCACCACCTGGACGGCAAGCGGGCCCTCGCGCTCGCCCGCACCCGGCACGGCATAGGCGACGGCAGCGACCTCGGCCGAATAGGCCTCCAGCAGAAGCTGGTGAAGGCCCTGCTGGAGCAGATCTCCTCGACGAACCTGCTGACCAGCCCCACCAAGCTGTACTCCGTCGCCGACGCGATCACCGGCAGCCTCACCACCGACACCGGCCTCGACTCCCTGACCGAACTGATGAGCCTCGGCGAGAGCCTGAAGGGCCTGTCGAGCGACGAGGTGAAGACCGTGACCATGCCGGTCGTGACCGCGCCCTCCAACCCCAACCGGGTGGTGGCGAAGGAACCGGCGGCGAGTGAGCTGTGGGAGTCGCTCCGCTGA
- a CDS encoding FG-GAP-like repeat-containing protein: protein MSNSRSYKAWSVPLIAGVLALGGIPALAGSAAADESKAVQDDFNGDGYKDLAVGAPIATVGGKQGAGYVTVMYGGPHGLTKDHRTIISRSTSGIPGDPAAGENFGYQLSTGDLDGDGRTDLIIGQASSTRDAVVVWGAKEGLSGGVSVPAATTQAGDFDGDSWPDLVLFRGGRASGDDPLGTKATVWRGPISRTGKPTATQDFGSTKVDPYDVMYAAAGDVNGDGRDDLALTVYTGDGGIGSQLYVANASGGAFTYAAGPEGSGKVAFGDVNGDGFDDVVRGVPNDSTVTVALGSASGLKPASTWKSYSQDTEGVPGGKEEEDAFGYAVAAGDVNGDGYADVAVGAPGEKLGDKDGAGMVNVLYGSRDGLTGTGAQGFTQDTDGVPGAAEASDNFGDAVSVLDINGNAYADLAAAASRENMVEGGNSGEGAVWSLRGRPTGIVTDAAFTFGPRTVGAPVERATFGGSLS from the coding sequence ATGTCCAACTCGCGTTCGTACAAAGCTTGGTCCGTACCGCTGATCGCCGGAGTGCTCGCGCTCGGCGGGATCCCCGCCCTCGCCGGCAGCGCCGCGGCGGACGAATCGAAGGCCGTCCAGGACGACTTCAACGGCGACGGCTACAAGGACCTCGCCGTCGGCGCCCCGATCGCCACGGTCGGCGGCAAGCAGGGGGCGGGCTACGTCACCGTCATGTACGGCGGCCCGCACGGCCTGACCAAGGACCACCGCACCATCATCAGCCGTTCCACCAGCGGGATCCCGGGCGATCCCGCCGCGGGCGAGAACTTCGGCTACCAGCTGTCCACGGGGGACCTGGACGGCGACGGGCGCACCGACCTGATCATCGGTCAGGCCTCCTCGACCCGGGACGCGGTCGTCGTCTGGGGCGCCAAGGAGGGCCTGTCCGGCGGCGTGTCCGTGCCCGCGGCGACCACCCAGGCAGGCGACTTCGACGGTGACAGCTGGCCGGACCTGGTCCTGTTCCGCGGCGGCCGTGCCTCGGGCGACGACCCGCTCGGCACCAAGGCCACCGTCTGGCGGGGCCCGATCTCCAGGACCGGGAAGCCGACCGCCACGCAGGACTTCGGCTCGACCAAGGTGGACCCCTACGACGTGATGTACGCGGCCGCCGGTGACGTCAACGGCGACGGCCGCGACGATCTCGCGCTGACCGTCTACACCGGCGACGGCGGCATCGGCTCCCAGCTCTACGTGGCCAACGCCTCCGGAGGCGCCTTCACCTATGCCGCGGGCCCCGAGGGCAGCGGCAAGGTGGCCTTCGGCGACGTCAACGGCGACGGCTTCGACGACGTCGTCCGGGGCGTCCCGAACGACTCCACGGTCACCGTGGCCCTCGGCTCCGCCTCCGGCCTGAAGCCGGCGTCGACCTGGAAGTCGTACAGCCAGGACACCGAGGGGGTCCCCGGCGGCAAGGAGGAGGAGGACGCCTTCGGCTACGCGGTGGCCGCCGGTGACGTCAACGGCGACGGTTACGCCGACGTGGCCGTGGGCGCGCCCGGCGAGAAGCTCGGCGACAAGGACGGGGCCGGCATGGTCAACGTCCTCTACGGCAGCCGCGACGGCCTGACCGGCACGGGCGCCCAGGGCTTCACCCAGGACACCGACGGCGTCCCCGGTGCCGCGGAGGCGAGCGACAACTTCGGCGACGCGGTCAGCGTCCTCGACATCAACGGCAACGCCTACGCGGACCTCGCGGCGGCGGCGTCCCGCGAGAACATGGTCGAAGGCGGGAACAGCGGTGAAGGCGCGGTCTGGTCGCTGCGAGGGCGTCCGACGGGCATCGTGACGGACGCGGCGTTCACCTTCGGGCCCCGCACGGTCGGGGCGCCGGTCGAGCGGGCGACGTTCGGCGGCTCGCTGTCGTAG
- a CDS encoding YciI family protein: MPRYLSMVQIDEKTAPAEGPSDALMQRMGELIEEMTKAGVLLDTAGLMPTAQGARVRWEKGELSVTDGPFTEAKEVVGGYAIVQAKDMAEAIEWTKRFLKVHEEHWTVTCEVREIVEG; encoded by the coding sequence ATGCCGCGTTACCTGTCGATGGTCCAGATCGACGAGAAGACCGCTCCCGCCGAGGGTCCCAGCGACGCGCTCATGCAGCGGATGGGCGAGCTGATCGAGGAGATGACGAAGGCCGGTGTGCTGCTCGACACCGCCGGGCTGATGCCGACCGCGCAGGGGGCCCGGGTCCGCTGGGAGAAGGGCGAGCTGTCGGTGACCGACGGGCCCTTCACCGAGGCCAAGGAGGTCGTCGGGGGGTACGCGATCGTGCAGGCCAAGGACATGGCCGAGGCGATCGAGTGGACCAAGCGCTTCCTGAAGGTCCACGAGGAGCACTGGACGGTCACCTGCGAGGTGCGGGAGATCGTGGAGGGCTGA
- a CDS encoding sigma-70 family RNA polymerase sigma factor: protein MTTSQPSRTDARSTVETVFRMESPRVIAGVTRVVRDVGIAEELAQDALVAALEQWPRDGVPDNPGAWLMAIARRRAVDLVRRRENYARKLAEIGRDLSETAPPEEPADPEDIDDDLLRLVFTTCHPVLSAEARTALTLRLLGGLTTPEIARAFLVPEATVAQRIVRAKRTLATKNIAFEVPYGPDREARLGSVLDVIYLIFNEGYAATAGDDWLRPSLCEDALRLARLLSALMPKEPEVHGLAALLEFQASRTAARTGPRGEPVLLRDQNRSRWNRMLIARGIKALSRAEATSPALGFARPGGPPSGAPGPYVLQATIAACHAHAYSYEDTDWPAIATLYALLAARAPSPVVELNRAVAVSMAEGPGPALEIVDALADEPALLDYHLLPSVRGDLLARLGRTTEARAEFERAAALTRNERERELLLERARECGS from the coding sequence GTGACCACCTCACAGCCCTCCCGCACCGACGCCCGCTCCACCGTCGAGACCGTCTTCCGCATGGAGTCCCCGCGCGTCATCGCCGGCGTCACCCGGGTCGTCCGGGACGTCGGCATCGCCGAGGAACTCGCCCAGGACGCGCTGGTCGCCGCGCTGGAGCAGTGGCCGCGCGACGGCGTCCCCGACAACCCGGGCGCCTGGCTCATGGCCATCGCGCGCCGCCGTGCCGTGGACCTGGTCCGCCGCCGCGAGAACTACGCCCGCAAGCTGGCCGAGATCGGCCGGGACCTGTCGGAGACCGCCCCGCCGGAGGAGCCCGCCGACCCCGAGGACATCGACGACGACCTGCTCAGGCTCGTCTTCACCACCTGTCACCCGGTGCTGTCGGCGGAGGCCCGCACCGCCCTCACCCTGCGCCTGCTCGGCGGTCTGACCACCCCCGAGATCGCCCGCGCCTTCCTCGTCCCGGAGGCCACGGTCGCCCAGCGCATCGTGCGCGCCAAGCGGACCCTCGCCACGAAGAACATCGCCTTCGAGGTGCCCTACGGCCCCGACCGCGAGGCCCGCCTCGGCTCCGTCCTGGACGTCATCTACCTGATCTTCAACGAGGGTTACGCGGCCACCGCCGGCGACGACTGGCTGCGCCCCTCCCTGTGCGAGGACGCCCTGCGCCTGGCCCGTCTGCTGTCCGCGCTCATGCCCAAGGAACCCGAAGTGCACGGCCTCGCGGCCCTGTTGGAGTTCCAGGCCTCCCGGACGGCCGCCCGCACCGGACCGCGCGGCGAACCCGTCCTGCTCAGGGACCAGAACCGCAGCCGCTGGAACCGCATGCTCATCGCGCGCGGCATCAAAGCCCTGTCCCGCGCGGAGGCCACTTCCCCCGCTCTCGGGTTCGCTCGACCGGGGGGACCCCCATCCGGCGCCCCCGGCCCCTACGTCCTGCAGGCCACCATCGCCGCCTGCCACGCGCACGCGTACTCCTACGAGGACACCGACTGGCCCGCCATCGCCACCCTCTACGCCCTGCTCGCCGCCCGCGCCCCCTCCCCGGTCGTCGAACTCAACCGCGCGGTCGCGGTCTCGATGGCCGAGGGACCGGGCCCGGCCCTGGAGATCGTCGACGCGCTCGCCGACGAACCCGCCCTGCTCGACTACCACTTGCTGCCGAGCGTCCGCGGCGACCTCCTCGCCCGCCTAGGCCGTACGACGGAGGCGCGGGCCGAGTTCGAACGGGCGGCCGCGCTGACCCGCAACGAACGGGAGCGGGAGCTGCTCCTCGAGCGGGCGCGGGAGTGCGGATCTTGA
- a CDS encoding cell wall-binding repeat-containing protein, translating to MRQSMRRRAAALATAAALAAVGTLAAAPGAAADDAGPWPGTEGRILTDGPVLVDTATGKQTAVPNTAGWYAAWAPDGSRLVTSWSQISSIRPSGGAKFDLPWAEGMRSSAQYQDLTFWWGGRYVVFSTGGQLAYGPSDASWAPRPLLSSALEPSTVCDTDPTVSPSGTVAFERRINYGCYDNAGVYVYDPSAKTVKRVLTDAGQPAYSPDGSRLAFVRADADGKQQIFTAKADGTGVEQLTTGPGYAANPSWSPTGKRIVFDAHTTGDSTDVQTTEYADVATGERTAVPGTPQGSNPSWQPLRKNNTARIWGSGSTPTVVAASRWTWNKVGTSVPGLMDAKAAVLTNQDSTAYSLTAPALAGKKQGPVLATPKGGLSAAVKAELKRVLKRGANVYLLGNTSVLSSAVTSQVKSLGFTPKRLTGADRFTTSVAVAKTITTSPKYVFLASGTDAYASLPAAAAAGADGTSSAGGLVLTNGKTLTSSVKSYLNGLNPNKTMVIPVGSDARYALTHTNFSRWPSSYSYYPISGKTRAALSVAVAKFWWSTPGNVALAYSSSWRDGLSAAGAMNVFGPLLWTSRASLSSELTSYLLRESASTNSVIAFGGTGNLSAGTLSSAGASVAANGAQVVYTPFRNGDEPAGARMSALRTGEEVRSATAARTGPVGADPHLESLRTVQHQ from the coding sequence TTGAGACAGTCCATGCGCCGCCGTGCCGCGGCGCTCGCGACCGCGGCGGCGCTCGCCGCGGTGGGCACCCTGGCCGCCGCTCCCGGCGCCGCCGCCGACGACGCGGGGCCCTGGCCGGGCACCGAGGGCCGGATCCTCACCGACGGCCCGGTGCTCGTCGATACCGCCACCGGCAAGCAGACCGCGGTGCCCAACACCGCCGGCTGGTATGCCGCCTGGGCCCCGGACGGCAGCCGGCTGGTCACCTCCTGGAGCCAGATCAGCAGCATCCGCCCCAGCGGCGGCGCGAAGTTCGACCTGCCCTGGGCGGAGGGAATGCGCTCCAGCGCCCAGTACCAGGACCTCACCTTCTGGTGGGGCGGCCGTTACGTCGTCTTCTCGACCGGCGGCCAGCTCGCCTACGGCCCCTCCGACGCCTCCTGGGCGCCCCGCCCGCTGCTGTCGTCGGCCCTGGAGCCGTCCACCGTCTGCGACACCGACCCGACGGTGAGCCCGTCCGGCACGGTCGCCTTCGAACGCCGTATCAACTACGGCTGCTACGACAACGCCGGCGTGTACGTGTACGACCCGTCCGCCAAGACGGTCAAGCGGGTCCTCACCGACGCCGGGCAGCCCGCCTACTCGCCCGACGGCAGCAGGCTGGCCTTCGTCCGCGCCGACGCCGACGGCAAGCAGCAGATCTTCACGGCCAAGGCCGACGGAACCGGCGTCGAGCAGCTCACCACCGGCCCGGGCTACGCCGCCAACCCGTCCTGGTCGCCCACCGGCAAGCGCATCGTCTTCGACGCGCACACCACGGGCGACAGCACCGACGTACAGACCACCGAGTACGCCGACGTGGCCACCGGTGAGCGCACGGCCGTCCCGGGCACCCCGCAGGGCAGCAACCCCAGCTGGCAGCCGCTGCGCAAGAACAACACCGCCCGGATCTGGGGCTCCGGCAGCACCCCGACCGTCGTCGCGGCCTCCCGCTGGACCTGGAACAAGGTCGGCACCAGCGTGCCGGGCCTGATGGACGCCAAGGCGGCCGTGCTGACCAACCAGGACAGCACCGCGTACTCGCTGACCGCGCCCGCGCTGGCCGGCAAGAAGCAGGGGCCGGTCCTCGCGACCCCGAAGGGCGGGCTGTCGGCGGCGGTGAAGGCCGAGCTGAAGCGGGTGCTGAAGCGGGGCGCCAACGTCTACCTCCTCGGCAACACGTCCGTCCTGAGCTCCGCGGTCACCTCTCAGGTGAAGTCCCTCGGCTTCACGCCCAAGCGGCTGACCGGCGCGGACCGCTTCACGACCTCGGTCGCCGTCGCCAAGACGATCACCACCAGTCCGAAGTACGTCTTCCTGGCCTCCGGCACCGACGCCTACGCGTCCCTCCCCGCCGCCGCCGCGGCCGGCGCCGACGGCACGAGCAGCGCGGGCGGTCTGGTCCTGACCAACGGCAAGACGCTGACGTCGTCGGTGAAGTCGTACCTCAACGGTCTGAACCCCAACAAGACCATGGTCATCCCGGTGGGTTCGGACGCCCGGTACGCGCTGACCCACACGAACTTCTCGCGGTGGCCCTCCTCGTACTCGTACTACCCGATCTCGGGGAAGACCCGGGCGGCCCTCTCGGTGGCCGTCGCCAAGTTCTGGTGGAGCACGCCGGGCAACGTCGCCCTCGCCTACTCCAGTTCCTGGCGCGACGGACTGTCCGCGGCCGGGGCGATGAACGTCTTCGGGCCGCTGCTGTGGACCTCCCGCGCCAGCCTCTCGTCCGAGCTGACGAGCTATCTGCTGCGCGAGTCCGCGAGCACCAACTCCGTGATCGCCTTCGGCGGCACCGGCAACCTCTCGGCGGGCACCCTCTCCTCGGCGGGCGCCTCGGTCGCGGCGAACGGCGCACAGGTCGTCTACACGCCGTTCCGCAACGGCGACGAGCCGGCCGGCGCCCGCATGAGCGCCCTGCGCACCGGCGAGGAGGTCCGGAGCGCCACCGCGGCGCGGACCGGGCCGGTGGGCGCCGACCCGCACCTGGAGTCGCTCAGGACGGTCCAGCACCAGTAG
- a CDS encoding methyltransferase domain-containing protein — protein sequence MNDLAPLLTPEGRALLDEVRGTAPADELAVATRLRREHPAELVSAALGQARLRQRAAVKFGAEDAGRMFFTPNGVEQATRASVAAYRAERFAALGVRSVADLCCGIGGDAIALARAGIRVLAVDRDPLTAAAARANADALGLAGLIEVREADVTEVDTAAYDAVFVDPARRGGRGRIFDPEAYSPPLSWAVQAALKAPHAALKVAPGIPHEAVPAEAEAEWISDGGDVKEAVLWFGTAPEAVRATLLPGPRTLLGRGLPDPEVRPVGRYLYEPDGAVIRAHLVAEVAEEVGGGLLDATIAYITADTLRPTPYATAYEITDRLPFNVKKLKALLREREVGILTVKKRGSAVEPEELRRKALPKPQGPHSATVFLTRVAGAPTMLIGAPAGPPTGAGPS from the coding sequence GTGAACGACCTCGCCCCCCTCCTCACCCCCGAGGGCCGTGCCCTCCTCGACGAAGTGCGCGGCACCGCCCCGGCCGACGAACTCGCCGTCGCCACCCGGCTGCGCCGTGAGCACCCCGCCGAACTGGTCTCCGCCGCGCTCGGCCAGGCCCGGCTGCGGCAGCGGGCGGCCGTGAAGTTCGGGGCCGAGGACGCGGGGCGGATGTTCTTCACCCCGAACGGGGTCGAGCAGGCCACGCGGGCGAGCGTGGCGGCCTATCGCGCCGAGCGCTTCGCCGCGCTCGGGGTGCGGTCGGTCGCCGACCTGTGCTGCGGGATCGGCGGTGACGCGATCGCGCTGGCCCGGGCCGGCATCCGGGTCCTCGCGGTGGACCGGGACCCGCTGACGGCGGCGGCCGCGCGGGCGAACGCGGACGCGCTGGGACTCGCCGGCCTGATCGAGGTGCGGGAGGCGGATGTCACGGAGGTCGACACGGCCGCGTACGACGCCGTGTTCGTGGATCCCGCGCGGCGGGGCGGCCGGGGCCGCATCTTCGATCCGGAGGCGTACTCGCCGCCGCTGTCCTGGGCCGTGCAGGCGGCCCTGAAGGCCCCGCACGCCGCGCTGAAGGTGGCGCCCGGCATTCCGCACGAGGCGGTGCCCGCGGAGGCCGAGGCGGAGTGGATCTCCGACGGCGGGGACGTGAAGGAGGCGGTGCTGTGGTTCGGCACCGCGCCGGAGGCGGTCCGGGCGACCCTGCTGCCGGGACCGCGGACCCTGCTCGGCCGGGGTCTTCCCGACCCCGAGGTCCGGCCCGTCGGGCGGTACTTGTACGAGCCCGACGGCGCCGTCATCCGCGCCCATCTGGTCGCCGAGGTGGCCGAGGAGGTGGGCGGCGGACTGCTGGACGCCACCATCGCGTACATCACGGCCGACACCCTGCGGCCGACGCCGTACGCCACGGCGTACGAGATCACCGATCGACTCCCCTTCAACGTCAAGAAGTTGAAGGCCCTGCTGCGGGAACGCGAGGTCGGGATCCTGACCGTGAAGAAGCGGGGGTCGGCCGTCGAGCCGGAGGAGCTGCGGCGCAAGGCGCTGCCGAAGCCGCAGGGGCCGCACTCGGCGACCGTGTTCCTGACCCGGGTCGCGGGGGCGCCGACCATGCTGATCGGCGCCCCCGCCGGGCCGCCTACTGGTGCTGGACCGTCCTGA
- a CDS encoding polysaccharide deacetylase family protein, which produces MGTVGQNYKNGVLRVSVRSGLVLLAVAALVSGCARPDGTDVRGRRPLGAPPAPGADVQADKVRIQAARLRAEQARIATARRWGLKQVPLTAPPAPAEKPRITTRRGFEVDGHEEKGLPPVFTTIPTRQKIVFLTIDDGAEKDPAFLRMMSDLNIPYTAFLSDYLVKEDYGYFARMRDRGVTLNNHTLHHPYLPGLSYARQKREICGMQDVIEKRYGTRPALFRPPYGNYNENTLRAARSCGIKYAPIWNEEVFVDHWEYREWDREIHPGDIVLSHFRGRSDWKGTMPDMVRRFLDKVTAEGYAVARLEDYL; this is translated from the coding sequence ATGGGAACAGTAGGACAAAACTATAAAAATGGTGTGTTGAGGGTGTCGGTCCGCAGCGGCCTCGTCCTCCTGGCAGTGGCCGCCCTGGTCTCCGGCTGCGCCCGCCCGGACGGCACCGACGTCCGCGGGCGGCGCCCCCTCGGAGCACCCCCGGCGCCCGGCGCCGACGTCCAGGCCGACAAGGTCCGCATCCAGGCCGCCCGGCTCCGTGCCGAACAGGCCCGGATCGCCACCGCCAGACGCTGGGGCCTCAAGCAGGTCCCGCTCACGGCCCCGCCGGCGCCCGCGGAGAAACCCCGCATCACCACCCGCCGCGGTTTCGAGGTCGACGGTCACGAGGAGAAGGGGCTGCCGCCGGTCTTCACCACGATCCCGACCCGGCAGAAGATCGTCTTCCTCACCATCGACGACGGCGCCGAGAAGGACCCCGCGTTCCTGCGGATGATGAGCGACCTGAACATCCCGTACACCGCCTTCCTCAGCGACTACCTGGTCAAGGAGGACTACGGGTACTTCGCGAGGATGCGGGACCGGGGAGTGACCCTCAACAACCACACCCTCCACCACCCCTACCTGCCCGGACTGTCGTACGCCCGTCAGAAGCGCGAGATCTGCGGGATGCAGGACGTCATCGAGAAGCGCTACGGCACACGGCCCGCGCTCTTCCGCCCGCCCTACGGCAACTACAACGAGAACACCCTGCGCGCGGCCAGGTCCTGCGGCATCAAGTACGCGCCGATCTGGAACGAGGAGGTCTTCGTCGACCACTGGGAGTACCGCGAGTGGGACCGGGAGATCCACCCCGGCGACATCGTGCTCAGCCACTTCCGCGGCCGGAGCGACTGGAAGGGCACGATGCCCGACATGGTCCGCCGCTTCCTGGACAAGGTCACGGCCGAGGGATACGCCGTCGCCCGCCTCGAGGACTACCTGTGA
- a CDS encoding polysaccharide deacetylase family protein, whose protein sequence is MRPRTLVAAGLAVVLLSGCAQSVDPIERLGKKAAQRVGSYGPAGADGRPYRHWGLTAPLPAPPRVPARVTAGRGGPPPVVRRVETSDRVVFLTYDDGAEKDPRFVDLVRELRLPVSMFLTDSVVGPGYGHFARLQSVGASIQNHTLDHPALRGLPYSGQRAEICGQQEKVRSRFGIRPRLFRPPYGTYDGTTLRAAADCGLAAVVLWSVAVEGDAVERPLRAGDIVSVASGEETGTGAGLTDRTVAVLREIARRGLTVGRLEDYL, encoded by the coding sequence GTGAGACCGCGGACCCTGGTCGCCGCGGGGCTGGCCGTCGTACTCCTGTCCGGCTGCGCCCAGTCCGTCGACCCCATCGAACGGCTGGGCAAGAAGGCGGCGCAGCGAGTGGGGTCGTACGGCCCCGCGGGCGCGGACGGACGGCCGTACCGCCACTGGGGCCTCACGGCTCCGCTGCCGGCACCCCCGCGGGTGCCGGCGCGCGTCACGGCCGGCCGGGGCGGTCCGCCGCCGGTCGTCAGGCGGGTCGAGACGTCCGACAGGGTCGTCTTCCTCACCTACGACGACGGCGCCGAGAAGGACCCGCGCTTCGTCGACCTGGTCCGCGAACTGCGGCTGCCCGTCAGCATGTTCCTCACGGACAGCGTCGTCGGCCCCGGGTACGGCCACTTCGCCCGCCTCCAGTCGGTCGGCGCGAGCATCCAGAACCACACCCTCGACCACCCCGCCCTGCGCGGCCTGCCGTACAGCGGCCAGCGCGCGGAGATCTGCGGCCAGCAGGAGAAGGTGCGCTCCCGCTTCGGCATCCGGCCCCGGCTCTTCCGGCCCCCGTACGGCACGTACGACGGCACGACCCTGCGGGCGGCGGCCGACTGCGGGCTGGCGGCGGTGGTGCTGTGGAGCGTGGCGGTGGAGGGCGATGCCGTGGAGCGGCCGCTGAGGGCCGGGGACATCGTGTCGGTGGCGTCGGGGGAGGAGACGGGGACCGGGGCGGGCCTGACGGACCGGACGGTGGCGGTGCTGCGGGAGATCGCCCGCCGGGGGCTGACGGTGGGGCGCCTGGAGGACTATCTGTAG
- the groES gene encoding co-chaperone GroES: MTTTSSKVAIKPLEDRIVVQPLDAEQTTASGLVIPDTAKEKPQEGVVLAVGPGRFENGERLPLDVQTGDIVLYSKYGGTEVKYNGEEYLVLSARDVLAIIEK, from the coding sequence GTGACGACCACCAGCTCCAAGGTTGCCATCAAGCCGCTCGAGGACCGCATTGTGGTCCAGCCGCTCGACGCCGAGCAGACCACCGCCTCTGGCCTGGTCATCCCGGACACCGCCAAGGAGAAGCCCCAGGAGGGCGTCGTCCTGGCCGTGGGCCCGGGCCGCTTCGAGAACGGCGAGCGTCTGCCGCTCGACGTCCAGACCGGCGACATCGTGCTGTACAGCAAGTACGGCGGCACCGAGGTGAAGTACAACGGCGAGGAGTACCTCGTCCTCTCGGCCCGCGACGTGCTCGCGATCATCGAGAAGTAA